From the Halorhodospira halophila genome, one window contains:
- the dnaX gene encoding DNA polymerase III subunit gamma/tau, translating into MTYQALARKWRPRRFEEVAGQEHVLRALANALADGRLHHAYLFSGTRGVGKTTVARILAKCLNCEQGITAEPCGTCDSCRELDAGRFVDLIEVDAASRTKVEDTRELLDNVQYAPTRGRFKIYLIDEVHMLSSHSFNALLKTLEEPPDHVKFLLATTDPQKLPVTVLSRCLQFHLRRLSSTLIRDRLLGLAEEEGVTVESGAAARLARAADGSLRDALSLLDQALAFGEGAARDDEVAAMLGAIERDHVLAVLTALADDDGAALIGAARQMAEAAADFDEALAELVATVHSLALAQQVPSAIGEDEPERDRLLALAERIDAEDLQLYYQIGVNARRDLPYAPDPATGFEMALLRMHAFRPAETAPRISAPAGSGGAAAGGGAGPSVANAPPSGAGLGAAAPRDGAPASAPPPAEGAEAGPQPASDDEEGAARWTRIVGELDGPLRMLAGQCEWVGREGERVILRLDESHEYLNNAERRERLQTALGRFFGEAITLRIDIGPTRWTPAMAERQQTRERQADAERALAADPGLQGLCEAFDGQLHGVRPADGESNHP; encoded by the coding sequence ATGACCTACCAAGCCCTTGCGCGCAAGTGGCGGCCACGCCGCTTCGAAGAGGTGGCCGGCCAGGAGCACGTCCTGCGCGCGTTGGCCAACGCCCTGGCCGATGGCCGTCTCCACCACGCCTACCTGTTCAGCGGCACCCGCGGGGTCGGCAAGACCACCGTGGCGCGCATCCTCGCCAAGTGCCTGAACTGCGAGCAGGGCATCACCGCCGAGCCCTGCGGCACCTGTGACAGCTGCCGCGAGCTGGACGCCGGGCGCTTCGTCGACCTGATCGAAGTGGACGCCGCCTCGCGGACCAAGGTCGAAGATACCCGCGAGCTTCTGGACAACGTCCAGTACGCGCCCACCCGCGGGCGGTTCAAGATCTACCTCATCGACGAGGTCCACATGCTCTCCAGCCACAGCTTCAACGCGCTGTTGAAGACGCTGGAGGAGCCCCCGGACCACGTGAAGTTCCTGCTGGCCACCACGGATCCGCAGAAGCTGCCGGTCACCGTCCTTTCGCGCTGCCTGCAGTTCCACCTGCGCCGTCTCTCCAGCACCCTGATCCGCGATCGGCTGCTGGGGCTGGCTGAAGAAGAGGGCGTGACGGTGGAGTCCGGCGCCGCCGCTCGCCTGGCCCGCGCCGCCGACGGCAGCCTGCGCGACGCCCTGAGCCTGCTCGACCAGGCGCTGGCCTTTGGCGAGGGGGCGGCCCGGGACGACGAGGTCGCGGCGATGCTCGGCGCCATCGAGCGCGACCACGTGCTGGCGGTGCTCACTGCCCTGGCCGATGACGATGGCGCGGCACTGATCGGTGCTGCCCGGCAGATGGCCGAGGCGGCGGCGGACTTCGACGAGGCCCTGGCCGAGCTGGTGGCCACGGTGCACAGCCTGGCCCTGGCGCAGCAGGTGCCCTCGGCCATCGGCGAGGACGAGCCCGAACGCGATCGGCTGCTGGCGCTGGCCGAGCGCATCGATGCCGAGGATCTGCAGCTCTACTACCAGATCGGCGTCAATGCCCGCCGCGATCTGCCCTACGCACCGGACCCGGCCACCGGCTTCGAGATGGCCCTGCTGCGCATGCACGCCTTCCGACCCGCCGAGACGGCGCCGCGGATCAGCGCACCAGCGGGCAGTGGTGGGGCGGCGGCCGGCGGTGGGGCCGGCCCGTCTGTGGCGAACGCGCCGCCCTCGGGAGCGGGGTTGGGTGCGGCCGCGCCCCGGGATGGGGCTCCGGCGTCGGCGCCGCCCCCGGCTGAAGGCGCGGAGGCGGGTCCGCAGCCGGCCAGCGACGACGAGGAGGGCGCGGCGCGCTGGACGCGGATCGTCGGCGAGCTCGACGGGCCGCTGCGCATGCTTGCCGGACAGTGCGAGTGGGTCGGCCGCGAGGGGGAGCGTGTTATCCTGCGGCTGGACGAAAGCCACGAATACCTGAACAATGCCGAGCGGCGCGAGCGGCTGCAGACGGCGCTGGGGCGGTTCTTCGGCGAGGCGATCACCCTGCGCATCGACATCGGCCCGACCCGGTGGACGCCGGCGATGGCCGAACGGCAGCAGACCCGCGAGCGCCAGGCCGACGCGGAGCGGGCCCTGGCCGCGGACCCCGGGCTGCAGGGGCTGTGCGAGGCCTTCGACGGCCAGCTCCACGGCGTGCGGCCGGCCGATGGCGAGAGCAATCATCCGTAA
- the proV gene encoding glycine betaine/L-proline ABC transporter ATP-binding protein ProV produces MTEKLVVEDLYKIFGPKPERAMELLKQGYNKDDIFQRTGNTVGVREASFTIHEGEVFVIMGLSGSGKSTMVRMFNRLIDPTYGHIYVDGHDIMAMSQQELINMRRRDMSMVFQSFALLPHKTVAENAAFGLDVSGHGTAERREKALQALEAVGLAANADSYPDELSGGMKQRVGLARALATDPSILLMDEAFSALDPLIRTEMQDELIRLQQEQSRTVIFISHDLDEAMRIGDRIAIMEGGQVVQIGTPEEIVSNPANEYVRSFFYGVDVSQVYNAGDIAERRRVTVIQRPGVDVRAALERLKHYASDIGVVIDRNRRFQGLVSVDSLTDAIRSGGSTEYGDAFLSGVQTIAADTAISDVLGPSAESEYPLVVVDDDGHYVGTLSRSQLLLTLDRTQQA; encoded by the coding sequence ATGACTGAAAAACTCGTCGTAGAAGACCTCTACAAGATTTTCGGCCCGAAACCCGAGCGGGCCATGGAGCTGCTCAAACAGGGCTACAACAAGGACGACATTTTCCAGCGCACCGGCAACACCGTCGGCGTGCGCGAAGCGAGCTTCACCATCCACGAGGGTGAAGTCTTCGTCATCATGGGGCTGTCGGGCTCCGGCAAGTCGACCATGGTGCGGATGTTCAACCGCCTGATCGACCCGACCTACGGCCACATCTATGTCGATGGCCACGACATCATGGCGATGAGCCAGCAGGAGCTCATCAACATGCGCCGACGCGACATGTCCATGGTGTTCCAGTCCTTCGCCCTGCTCCCGCACAAGACCGTCGCCGAGAATGCCGCCTTCGGCCTGGACGTCTCCGGGCACGGCACCGCGGAGCGACGCGAGAAGGCCTTGCAGGCCCTCGAGGCCGTCGGCCTGGCGGCCAACGCCGACAGCTACCCCGACGAACTCTCCGGCGGCATGAAGCAGCGCGTCGGCCTTGCCCGCGCCCTGGCCACCGACCCCTCCATCCTGCTCATGGACGAGGCCTTCTCGGCCCTCGATCCGCTGATCCGAACCGAGATGCAGGATGAGCTGATCCGTCTGCAGCAGGAGCAGAGCCGCACGGTCATCTTCATCTCCCACGATCTGGACGAGGCCATGCGCATCGGCGACCGCATCGCCATCATGGAGGGCGGTCAGGTGGTCCAGATCGGCACGCCAGAGGAGATCGTCTCCAACCCGGCCAACGAGTACGTGCGCTCCTTCTTCTACGGCGTGGACGTCAGCCAGGTCTACAACGCCGGCGACATCGCCGAGCGCCGCCGGGTCACCGTGATCCAGCGCCCCGGCGTGGACGTGCGCGCCGCGCTCGAGCGGCTCAAGCACTACGCTAGCGACATCGGCGTGGTCATCGACCGCAACCGCCGCTTCCAGGGGCTGGTCTCCGTCGACAGCCTCACCGACGCCATCCGCAGCGGCGGCAGCACCGAATACGGCGACGCCTTTCTCAGTGGCGTGCAGACCATCGCGGCCGACACGGCGATCTCCGACGTGCTCGGGCCGTCGGCCGAGAGCGAGTACCCGCTGGTGGTGGTGGATGACGACGGGCACTACGTCGGCACCCTCTCGCGCAGCCAGCTGCTGCTCACCCTGGATCGCACCCAACAGGCGTAA
- a CDS encoding ABC transporter permease, producing MQDQPDIEEHETIGPIDQAAEWFSDNVLDRITIGDWIENGVDWISDNLEPLLDGIEGAIRALVDATEFLLLYPLWVAAFFLVVGAWRTWGRKAGLIALGVAVALFGMGLFSEAIQALLWYPPPWVLALLVILVSFWRVGWRFGIFAVIALGLIFSMELWPETIRTLSLVVASSIAALIIGLPIGVAMSRSDRVEMVVRPILDLMQTMPPFVYLIPAAIFFGLGTVPGAIATLIFAMPPAVRLTNLGIRQVSQEHVEAGQAFGCTPRQLLVKIQLPLAAPSIMQGINQTIMLALSMVVIASMIGAGGLGGTVLTGIQRLQVGLGFEGGLAVVFLAILLDRISQSFGERRHGQGRDYGALLRWFFGNRQQGPAAQG from the coding sequence ATGCAAGATCAACCGGATATCGAGGAACACGAAACCATCGGCCCGATCGATCAGGCCGCCGAGTGGTTCAGCGACAACGTGCTGGACCGGATCACCATTGGCGACTGGATCGAAAACGGCGTCGACTGGATCAGCGACAACCTCGAGCCCCTGCTCGACGGCATCGAGGGGGCCATCCGCGCCCTGGTCGACGCCACCGAGTTCCTCCTGCTCTACCCGCTGTGGGTCGCCGCCTTCTTCCTGGTGGTCGGCGCCTGGCGGACGTGGGGCCGCAAGGCCGGCCTGATCGCCCTCGGCGTGGCCGTGGCGCTGTTCGGCATGGGGCTGTTCTCCGAGGCCATCCAGGCGCTGCTCTGGTACCCGCCACCCTGGGTGCTGGCGCTGCTGGTGATCCTGGTCAGCTTCTGGCGCGTGGGCTGGCGCTTCGGCATCTTTGCCGTCATCGCCCTGGGGCTGATCTTCAGCATGGAACTCTGGCCCGAGACCATCCGCACCCTGTCGCTGGTGGTGGCCTCCTCCATCGCCGCGCTGATCATCGGCCTGCCCATCGGTGTGGCCATGTCACGCAGCGACCGGGTGGAGATGGTGGTCCGCCCCATCCTGGACCTGATGCAGACTATGCCGCCCTTCGTCTACCTGATCCCGGCGGCGATCTTCTTCGGTCTGGGCACGGTGCCGGGGGCCATCGCCACGCTGATCTTCGCCATGCCGCCGGCGGTGCGCCTGACCAACCTCGGCATCCGCCAGGTCAGCCAGGAACACGTGGAGGCCGGCCAGGCCTTCGGCTGCACACCGCGGCAACTGCTGGTCAAGATCCAGCTGCCACTGGCCGCGCCGTCGATCATGCAGGGCATCAACCAGACGATCATGCTGGCCTTGTCCATGGTGGTCATCGCCTCCATGATCGGCGCCGGCGGCCTGGGCGGCACGGTGCTCACCGGCATCCAGCGCCTGCAGGTGGGGCTCGGCTTCGAGGGCGGCCTCGCCGTGGTCTTCCTGGCCATCCTGCTGGATCGCATCTCGCAAAGCTTCGGCGAGCGCCGGCACGGCCAGGGGCGCGATTACGGGGCGCTGCTGCGCTGGTTCTTCGGCAACCGCCAGCAGGGCCCGGCCGCCCAGGGCTGA
- a CDS encoding glycine betaine ABC transporter substrate-binding protein, with protein sequence MRRKLTTAAATAAITAGMASAANADEIRIGWTAWADAEFITRMAEDVITSEFNTDVELVQTDIAPQYTGLAQGDIDLMLMSWQPITHEDYIEQFGDDIVDLGVLYGDAALGWIVPQDLYDEGLTSIEDLKDPEWHDRLNGQIQGIDPGAGLTRLSHDVIEDYDLDYDLIEASDSAMTAALNRAARRGNAIVVTGWSPHWKFGAWNLTYLEDPEGTLGGAESIHAMSREGFPEDHPEVAEFASCINIDIDLLNEYMFLGREEGTEAAVEQFLDEEADLVDEWIRCARN encoded by the coding sequence ATGCGACGCAAGCTGACCACCGCGGCGGCCACCGCCGCCATCACCGCCGGCATGGCCTCCGCGGCCAACGCCGACGAGATCCGCATCGGCTGGACGGCCTGGGCCGACGCCGAGTTCATCACGCGGATGGCCGAGGATGTCATCACCAGCGAGTTCAACACCGATGTTGAGCTGGTGCAGACCGACATCGCGCCGCAGTACACCGGCCTCGCCCAGGGCGACATCGACCTGATGCTCATGTCCTGGCAGCCGATCACCCACGAGGACTACATCGAGCAGTTCGGCGACGACATCGTCGACCTCGGCGTCCTGTACGGCGACGCCGCCCTGGGCTGGATCGTGCCGCAGGACCTCTACGACGAGGGCCTGACCTCCATCGAGGACCTCAAGGATCCCGAGTGGCACGACCGGCTTAATGGCCAGATCCAGGGCATCGATCCGGGTGCCGGCCTGACCCGCCTCTCCCACGATGTCATCGAGGACTACGACCTGGACTACGATCTGATTGAGGCCTCCGACTCCGCGATGACCGCGGCGTTGAACCGGGCGGCCCGTCGCGGTAACGCCATCGTGGTCACCGGCTGGAGCCCGCACTGGAAGTTCGGCGCCTGGAACCTCACCTACCTGGAGGACCCGGAGGGCACCCTGGGTGGGGCCGAATCGATCCACGCCATGTCCCGTGAGGGCTTCCCCGAGGACCACCCCGAGGTGGCGGAGTTCGCCAGCTGCATCAACATCGACATCGATCTGCTCAACGAGTACATGTTCCTCGGCCGCGAGGAAGGCACCGAGGCGGCCGTCGAGCAGTTCCTCGACGAGGAGGCCGATCTGGTCGACGAGTGGATCCGCTGCGCCCGCAACTGA